One genomic segment of Mytilus galloprovincialis chromosome 5, xbMytGall1.hap1.1, whole genome shotgun sequence includes these proteins:
- the LOC143076709 gene encoding uncharacterized protein LOC143076709 isoform X1, with protein sequence MDEKIKSKIASKLITRSKTKTSKSHKKIVAMLNNLSKDKSGAPVSWKFNKSGIKQANKVAKRLQTAQDKELQKDPSTSSESRKTDIDTNKLKSEKNNINSDQVIQKRKPGRPKIIRNENQQSESNQDISDTVTQEEAISFHTEGQVENTQKSGRGRKKKILSKDIRIKRLEILKRHIERGRGRGRGRIKRIRELHSIPVLEKDDSDTDNMDGQNRNNINQDKLKLLKEQIDSERKRGRGRGRGLRGRPRINLPGIHSSIINAHHLTTQADHPGVDSELKPLRSRGRGRGRGRVKKGRRPWKHLNTEVRTDTNMPQISSTSEQSSKPIGRPFGRRGRGPRWTSLNRQTLNKSVLNEHTRAAISSGNLNFGERLNETPVDSENESIDSNLSSASSKARKRKLHHHMGIKLGPSKMLRSQDSMKTRIVKNLSGLPVLKKRKRTLSGEFDLLDEKTLRKQMRGKDDDDNSVAQSFDGSWADVTDSEFNESQIDNIYGESDNDIQDSQVKSDKGLIFNETNLSETSKKYSHLQGIKLGRRKGRPPKILSNDYEIPMKMNKKTKDLTSVKSSYIRQNKTGRLTIIGPGGIQFVKVRGQHGEDEVVYKMAVDREAENCDLIEKYNDTYESNAKEEIITVQIVHDESLKENIAFQEKKIKEKLSGYHDDMLQKEVDVKSMESVKQTKDNGDFQPKEILTTEAEISPETILLSLKQVKHDKTESSKIKEETTIGSDALDKLGGQKYETEMPSLVELVPQLHELGAAGSSIQHSQTQEVESMKSENNYNASKTIEVAEKTETVSQNISELDKSIPKQEDGVISIEAACVATTAYDNFNKLESATITSSTIDSTQNTEVSSFLGKMTDNEDKNKICQQNEIVDKVEDLTDEEHLHLELLSDDPEIGEVEEMSSNDQAQHVVSDVLEKMVEEICGKTKSEYENMEKDENVIEKKDMNKIEDENAKDNVDSVNSDVTMSIETESAMLPIIANNEEKTNIKQLTETIPVDSVLNETNNTPIAIMEDKTKVSEEEAKSINESKKTDELTGSIEKNSKFDKTSDGFLETSTGDDNQTDIKESNANENIDDKEGKSVSIPTEVLDESEESASVSESAELQNKRKRKIENETDSKSESESTQESVTTPETSGKTEVKRVFQLRKKASRSPLEIIAMKHSLEERKYMLEETQRAIRREEKQKKMFQNKLLREKIEQLSPPKHSIDQLSPPKQTEQLQHVQDYSPEKVDELAEAPTHLCKPCSIVLIDFVKYLKMSDHSEKPTPDLDHDDMSTTEDEAATDNEGTVNGKPKHAHAEVENNVQNNSTQLGNESKDATQKSAVEGSNPPVKRPAKARKQAKSYNYSSKLSKLTAEIVSSPEPTDIETKTFTVPPLILKIKQKEKVKKKFKGHKWTAPRNRARKQMTPFRRILPKQTFEFETLGSKDTAFNFDDSLGKVMPTASTLSQVPNPATTVVANQGLASEYTENNSANISLQAMNKNSSENMFRFKCNYKNCEFKSQKRNLMESHIYIHLNSPFKCSHCDEIFPSRNAAFNHSKKAHCEKELKIITVDTVDESNYYEEINAPQTSENSNVIQADIQDVQHSSESLIISVRLPRNVNDSATGCYCCCHCDFSASKVKDINTHVEQEHRENIQYLCSVCNKSVSRYGEGIARHFSNEHPDQPVAYKSLPDYYDVRKTIEKPSRGDKGNIFDRMSDLFSGKKGSKTFTEKTSAEADSTTAENDEDITSTDSQPSADEPTTTDHPDTSKKTVEPVHHEPDGIEQLAQMYGNPTSTEGDKTVSEDTRNASVAENPNQLLDDNSGNDMGLKIVDVVSLQGGSDFAKDVWGETAESSKPPPIPIQMPVNRPPVLVPTSSLRHQLQANNRPLLSMPQRMPYSHPSIMDSAKLKETTTTYKCEKCNVHAPVLSSMVEHLRTGHKEIPRLFLCPFCRQYEGATEPDIHKHIKQFHPSPNTKSPPVALSSDAKQHLRTIEVPVGDTQKVDGKYLIEKDIYKCLKCKRHMPSLDYIYEHLEKEHNEVFVYVCPDCKRFRAKEEEVVFNHIKTAHNKNTDDIILSLAIEENLFTRVQCLIKDKTSQNKSTSQKQIPPPLTSQSNQLRQGYENMAVPSNRQPSMPVPSFRQQSMPVPSIRQQSMPVPSIRQQSMPVPSIRQQSMVVPNSRQQPMPIPSSRHQPLPVYHQRPPQPSRPPMQPVFPGMIQSQPVRMPGPVPGSIAVHSQSSNQPINPTPPINKAASRKSYRPVHIPQQQNTEPTQAQTLPCSDGRKITSPPPLMRGPPPLIRFPGNNSQPQSQVVPSSTSIRHTNFTMTDKVQRLHTQSQGQSMSSNVSPPPQSRPVLKVPSVPIRRSVTSPNQQSDGKTSEGGGAPLDLSRNSTPNSQHDNSEDMDDMSPDAFQIFNLQPARQPTPNIRPVPYSQMHGMQQQRPQQIGQYNPSAYNRPGMYNQMYRAPPPYPQSYQRPHHPSPNQLSGQKPAQPLKCPYCPSLVPLSMGEVAPHIQKYHPNQKIQYVKKD encoded by the exons ATGGACGAAAAG ATCAAATCGAAGATAGCAAGCAAGTTGATAACACGGAGCAAAACAAAAACATCCAAAAGCCACAAGAAGATCGTTGCTATGCTAAACAACCTCAGTAAAGACAAATCGGGTGCACCAGTATCGTGGAAATTCAATAAATCAGGTATCAAACAAGCCAATAAGGTTGCTAAGAGACTACAAACAGCTCAAGATAAGGAGCTCCAAAAGGACCCATCAACATCATCAGAGAGTAGGAAAACtgacattgatacaaacaaactTAAATCtgagaaaaataatataaacagtGATCAAGTTATTCAAAAGAGGAAGCCAGGAAGACCAAAAATAATCAGAAACGAAAATCAACAGTCTGAGTCTAACCAAGATATATCTGATACAGTAACTCAAGAAGAGGCAATTAGTTTCCACACAGAGGGGCAAGTAGAAAATACACAGAAATCTGGTCGTgggagaaaaaagaaaattttatcgAAAGATATTCGAATTAAGAGACTTGAAATTTTAAAGCGTCATATTGAGAGAGGAAGGGGTCGAGGACGTGGAAGAATAAAACGTATTCGTGAACTACATTCAATTCCTGTACTTGAAAAAGACGATTCAGATACAGACAACATGGATGGtcaaaatagaaataacattaaccaagataaacTTAAATTACTAAAAGAACAAATCGACAGTGAGAGGAAACGGGGCAGAGGACGTGGTCGTGGTCTCCGTGGAAGACCACGCATAAACCTACCTGGTATTCATTCAAGCATCATCAATGCACATCATTTAACTACTCAAGCTGATCATCCAGGTGTTGATTCAGAATTGAAACCATTAAGAAGTCGTGGTCGTGGTCGAGGCCGTGGAAGAGTTAAAAAAGGTCGACGTCCCTGGAAACATTTGAATACAGAAGTCAGAACAGATACCAACATGCCACAAATTTCATCAACATCTGAGCAATCTTCAAAACCAATAGGTAGGCCTTTTGGTCGAAGGGGAAGGGGTCCCCGATGGACGTCTTTAAATAGACAGACGTTAAATAAATCTGTGTTGAATGAACATACAAGAGCAGCTATTTCCAGTGGGAACTTAAATTTTGGTGAACGGCTCAATGAGACTCCTGTGGATTCTGAAAATGAAAGTATAGACTCTAATCTAAGTAGCGCCTCCTCGAAGGCTCGTAAAAGAAAATTGCATCATCATATGGGAATAAAATTAGGACCATCAAAAATGTTACGAAGTCAGGACAGTATGAAAACAAGAATTGTAAAGAATTTGAGTGGCCTACCAGTGCTTAAAAAGAGGAAAAGAACATTAAGTGGTGAATTTGATCTATTAGACGAAAAAACATTGAGGAAACAAATGCGTGGGAAGGATGACGATGATAATTCTGTAGCACAATCATTTGATGGTAGCTGGGCAGACGTAACCGATTCAGAATTTAATGAATCACAGATTGATAATATTTATGGCGAGAGTGACAATGATATTCAGGATTCACAAGTAAAATCAGATAAAGGGCTTATCTTCAATGAAACAAATTTGTCAGAAACGAGTAAAAAGTATTCACATCTGCAAGGAATTAAGCTTGGTCGAAGGAAGGGTAGACCACCAAAAATACTTTCAAATGACTATGAAATACCAATGAAAATGAATAAGAAGACAAAAGACTTAACTAGTGTTAAAAGTTCATACATTCGTCAAAATAAAACGGGGAGATTGACCATTATTGGTCCTGGTGGTATTCAGTTTGTAAAAGTTAGAGGTCAACATGGGGAGGATGAAGTTGTTTATAAGATGGCAGTTGATAGAGAAGCTGAAAATTGCGATTTGATAGAAAAATATAATGACACATATGAGTCAAATGCGAAGGAAGAAATCATTACTGTCCAAATTGTCCATGATGAAAGCTTAAAAGAAAATATTGCCTTTCAAGAgaaaaagatcaaagaaaaatTGTCTGGCTATCATGATGATATGTTACAGAAAGAAGTTGATGTTAAATCCATGGAAAGTGTGAAACAAACTAAAGATAATGGTGATTTTCAACCGAAAGAAATACTTACCACCGAAGCTGAAATATCTCCAGAAACCATACTTTTGTCCTTAAAACAAGTGAAGCATGACAAAACGGAGtcatcaaaaataaaagaagaaacaACAATAGGGTCAGATGCATTAGACAAACTTGGAGGTCAAAAATATGAGACTGAAatgccaagtttggtagaattggTCCCACAGCTACATGAGCTAGGGGCTGCAGGCTCATCAATACAGCATTCACAAACTCAGGAAGTAGAATCAATGAAAAGTGAAAATAATTACAATGCCTCAAAAACAATAGAAGTGGCTGAAAAAACAGAAACAGTATCGCAGAATATTTCTGAACTTGACAAAAGCATTCCTAAACAAGAGGATGGCGTCATAAGTATTGAAGCAGCGTGTGTCGCAACAACGGCTTATGACAATTTCAATAAATTGGAATCAGCAACTATCACAAGTTCTACTATCGATAGTACTCAAAATACAGAAGTCTCAAGTTTCCTAGGAAAAATGACTGATAATGAGGATAAGaacaaaatatgtcaacaaaaTGAAATTGTAGATAAAGTAGAGGATTTAACTGATGAAGAACATTTACATCTAGAACTATTGTCAGATGATCCAGAAATTGGTGAGGTTGAAGAAATGTCATCAAATGACCAAGCACAACATGTAGTTTCTGATGTTCTAGAAAAAATGGTGGAAGAGATTTGCGGGAAAACCAAATCTGAATATGAAAACATGGAAAAGGATGAAAATGTTATAGAAAAGAAGGATATGAATAAGATTGAAGACGAGAATGCAAAAGATAATGTTGACTCTGTAAATAGTGATGTGACAATGTCTATTGAAACTGAAAGTGCCATGCTTCCAATAATTGCAAACAATgaggaaaaaacaaatattaaacaattaacaGAAACAATACCTGTTGATAGTGTTTTGAATGAGACAAACAATACACCAATCGCTATAATGGAAGACAAAACCAAAGTATCGGAGGAAGAAGCAAAGAGCATAAATGAAAGCAAAAAAACTGATGAATTAACTGggtcaattgaaaaaaatagcaaGTTTGATAAAACTAGTGATGGCTTTTTGGAAACTAGCACTGGAGACGATAATCAGACTGATATTAAGGAATCTAATGCCAATGAAAATATTGATGACAAAGAAGGAAAGTCTGTTTCAATTCCTACGGAAGTATTGGATGAAAGCGAAGAATCAGCATCTGTCAGTGAATCAgctgaattacaaaataaaaggaaaagaaagaTAGAAAATGAGACAGATTCCAAGTCAGAAAGTGAATCAACACAGGAATCAGTAACAACACCTGAAACTTCAGGAAAAACAGAAGTCAAACGTGTTTTCCAGTTAAGAAAGAAGGCATCTCGTTCTCCGTTAGAAATAATTGCAATGAAACATAGTCTGGAAGAGAGAAAATACATGTTGGAAGAAACTCAACGTGCAATCAGAAGGGAggagaaacaaaagaaaatgttccaaaacaaattattgagAGAAAAAATAGAGCAGCTTTCTCCGCCAAAACATTCTATAGACCAGTTGTCTCCCCCAAAACAAACAGAACagttacaacatgtacaagattACTCGCCAGAAAAAGTAGATGAACTTGCAGAAGCACCAACACATTTATGTAAACCTTGCTCCATCGTTTTAATTGACTTTGTGAAGTATTTGAAAATGAGTGATCATTCTGAAAAGCCTACGCCTGATCTTGATCATGACGATATGTCTACAACTGAAGATGAAGCTGCAACTGATAATGAAGGGACTGTTAATGGCAAACCAAAGCACGCCCATGCTGAAGTTGAGAACAATGTCCAGAATAATTCTACCCAATTAGGGAATGAATCTAAAGATGCAACACAAAAGTCAGCAGTAGAAGGGTCAAATCCTCCTGTTAAAAGACCAGCAAAAGCTAGGAAGCAAGCTAAATCATATAATTATTCATCAAAGTTGTCAAAGTTGACAGCTGAAATAGTATCAAGTCCTGAGCCAACTGATATCGAAACGAAAACTTTTACAGTTCCACcattaatattgaaaattaagCAGAAAGAAAAGGTTAAAAAGAAGTTTAAAGGTCACAAATGGACAGCGCCTCGAAACAGAGCTAGAAAGCAGATGACGCCATTTAGACGAATCTTACCAAAACAAACATTCGAATTTGAAACTCTCGGGTCAAAAGACACAGCATTCAATTTTGATGATTCTTTAGGGAAAGTGATGCCAACGGCTAGCACATTGTCACAAGTACCAAATCCTGCAACTACTGTAGTTGCTAATCAAGGATTAGCTTCAGAATATACAGAAAATAATTCAGCAAATATTTCTCTTCAGGCCATGAATAAGAATTCTTCGGAGAATATGTTTAGGTTTAAATGCAATTACAAAAACTGTGAGTTTAAGTCACAAAAGAGAAATCTTATGGAATCAcacatttatattcatttgaactCTCCATTTAAATGTTCGCATTGTGATGAAATATTCCCTTCCAGAAATGCAGCATTCAATCACTCCAAAAAAGCACATTGTGAAAAAGAACTAAAAATTATAACAGTTGACACTGTTGACGAAAGTAATTATTACGAAGAAATTAATGCTCCACAAACATCTGAAAATTCCAACGTCATTCAAGCGGATATACAAGACGTTCAGCATTCGTCGGAATCTTTAATAATTAGTGTCCGACTCCCTCGGAATGTTAATGACAGTGCTACTGGATGTTATTGTTGTTGCCATTGTGACTTCTCCGCTAGTAAAGTGAAAGACATCAACACTCATGTAGAACAAGAACATCGTGAGAACATTCAATATCTTTGCTCAGTATGCAACAAATCTGTTAGTCGATATGGCGAAGGAATCGCTAGACACTTTTCTAATGAACACCCCGATCAACCAGTCGCATACAAAAGTTTACCAGATTATTATGATGTCAGAAAAACAATAGAAAAGCCTTCAAGGGGTGATAAAGGAAATATTTTCGATAGAATGAGTGATTTATTCTCTGGGAAAAAAGGTTCAAAAACTTTTACTGAGAAAACAAGTGCCGAGGCTGATAGTACGACAGCTGAAAACGATGAAGACATTACTTCAACTGATTCCCAACCATCAGCGGATGAACCAACTACTACCGATCACCCAGATACTAGTAAGAAAACAGTGGAACCAGTCCATCATGAACCAGATGGAATTGAACAGTTGGCTCAAATGTATGGTAACCCCACTTCTACTGAAGGGGATAAAACTGTATCAGAGGATACCAG aaATGCCAGTGTAGCTGAGAATCCTAATCAGCTATTGGACGATAATTCTGGAAATGACATGGGACTGAAAATCGTAGATGTTGTCAGCTTACAGGGAGGAAGTGACTTTGCCAAAGATGTTTGGGGTGAAACAGCTGAATCAAGTAAACCCCCTCCTATTCCTATTCAAATGCCAGTAAATCGACCTCCGGTACTGGTACCCACTAGTAGTTTAAGGCATCAATTACAGGCTAATAACAGGCCACTTCTTTCCATGCCACAAAGGATGCCGTACAGTCATCCTAGCATTATGGATTCTGCTAAATTAAAAGAGACTACAACAACGTACAAATGTGAAAAATGTAATGTGCATGCACCCGTTTTATCTTCAATGGTTGAACATTTACGTACAGGCCATAAAGAGATTCCACGATTATTTTTATGCCCGTTTTGTAGACAGTACGAAGGTGCTACAGAACCTGACATTCATAAACATATTAAGCAGTTTCATCCATCTCCTAACACAAAAAGCCCACCTGTGGCCTTGTCAAGCGATGCCAAACAACATTTACGAACAATTGAAGTGCCTGTGGGAGACACACAAAAAGTTGATGGGAAATATTTAATTGAGAAGGAcatttacaaatgtttaaaatgCAAGCGCCACATGCCATCTCTAGACTATATTTATGAACATTTGGAAAAAGAACATAACGAAGTATTTGTCTATGTTTGTCCTGATTGTAAAAGATTCCGTGCTAAAGAAGAGGAGGTTGTAtttaatcatattaaaacagcTCACAACAAAAATACAGACGATATAATTCTATCTCTTGCAATCGAAGAGAATCTCTTTACAAGGGTTCAGTGCCTTATAAAAGATAAAACCTCACAAAATAAAAGTACATCACAAAAACAGATACCACCACCTCTAACCTCACAGAGTAATCAACTAAGACAAGGATATGAGAATATGGCAGTTCCTAGCAACAGGCAACCGTCTATGCCAGTGCCCAGCTTCAGGCAACAATCAATGCCAGTTCCCAGCATCAGGCAACAATCTATGCCAGTTCCTAGCATCAGGCAACAATCTATGCCAGTTCCCAGCATCAGGCAACAATCTATGGTAGTACCTAACAGCAGGCAACAACCTATGCCAATTCCCAGTAGTAGGCATCAGCCTTTGCCAGTCTATCATCAAAGACCACCTCAACCATCAAGGCCACCAATGCAGCCTGTCTTCCCAGGCATGATACAAAGTCAGCCTGTTAGAATGCCAGGTCCAGTTCCTGGTTCTATAGCGGTTCATTCTCAATCGAGCAATCAGCCTATAAATCCAACACCACCTATAAATAAAGCTGCTAGTCGAAAGTCATACCGACCTGTTCATATTCCTCAACAGCAAAATACAGAGCCCACTCAGGCTCAAACTTTGCCATGTAGTGATGGTAGGAAGATTACAAGTCCACCACCCTTAATGAGAGGACCCCCTCCTCTGATTCGCTTTCCAGGAAATAATTCACAGCCTCAGTCACAAGTAGTGCCATCGTCTACTTCTATTAGACATACAAACTTTACAATGACAGATAAGGTGCAGAGACTGCATACTCAGTCTCAAGGACAATCAATGTCAAGTAATGTCTCTCCGCCACCACAAAGTAGGCCAGTACTTAAGGTGCCATCGGTACCCATTCGACGGTCTGTGACATCCCCAAATcagcaaagtgatgggaaaacaTCAGAAGGTGGAGGAGCACCGTTAGACTTGTCTAGGAATTCAACTCCCAATAGTCAACACGATAACTCTGAAGATATGGACGATATGTCGCCTGACGCAttccaaatatttaatttacaacCAGCAAGACAGCCAACACCTAACATTAGGCCAGTGCCATATTCACAAATGCATGGAATGCAGCAACAAAGACCTCAACAGATAGGACAGTACAATCCATCGGCCTACAATAGACCGGGAATGTATAATCAGATGTACAGGGCTCCCCCTCCGTACCCTCAATCGTATCAAAGACCTCATCATCCGAGTCCAAATCAATTGTCTGGTCAGAAGCCTGCCCAACCTCTAAAGTGTCCGTATTGTCCAAGTCTAGTGCCATTATCAATGGGAGAAGTTGCTCCTCACATTCAAAAATACCACCCTAATCAGAAAATTCAGTACGTGAAAAAGGACTAA